The Glycine soja cultivar W05 chromosome 15, ASM419377v2, whole genome shotgun sequence region ATGGTTTTGCCATGgaataaaacaaaagatatgtacgttacattattaattttggCTTTTCTATTTCGGAAAACACAGGTCGTGACTTGGAGTGATATACTTGTCTTTAATTTAGCGCTTTTTCTTAAAGTAATCTAATCTATGGAGGGAAAGGGAAAGCACTAGCAGACATGCATATATAGTACTATAGGCCTGTACTCTGTAGCAATAATAGAAActttatatgattaaaaaatagataaggaCGTTGGTACTTGCTAATAAAGTCATAGctcaattaattaagaaatttaaacaatcaatcaataatgaaaattaattaggaAATGTTACAGTTATCAACACCATGGATCCATAATGAAGCTATCCCAGAAAAACAATTGGGAGACATGCATGTGATATAATCAATCAACGTTTCGGTTGATTTGATCGTTGAAGATCTGTCTGATCACATTAATTACATGAACTCATTCACATCTAAAATATctgggatttcaaatttcaacatgTTACTACTGTCATAGCTTTGATCTCTCTCGTCTTCTGTGTTGCTCCCATTGATTATCGTGGAGTTCGAATTCAGCGGTGTAGGGCTTGACGAAGGTGTCGATAGAACTGAAGCGAACCTGAAGTTCTGATTGCTGTTATTGGAATGAAAATTTGAAGGCTCGGACAATGGATCATACATGAGATTTTGACCATCAGAACTATAATAATTATAGCTTGATAATTGAGGGACATAATCATCTGTTAAGCTTGATAGTTGCCAATCACTTAGTTGTTGGTAACTGAAGTCTGTGAAAGTTGACGATGGATACTGGTCCACATTATTTGGCTCAACCAACTGTGGTTGAGTTAGAGGAATTGAAACACAAGGGGTGCTGAACATGGTGCTGCATGCAGGCACCTCTTGAACCGGATCTTGAAATTGGGCAAAGTGTGGAACATGATTCTGAATTTGAGGATCACAAAGCTGGTTCTGTAATTGACCTTTTTGAGCAGGCATGTCATCAGGGTCATTGTGTTGCTGCTGTGAGGTGGAGAAGAGTGAAGAAGCCAATTTTAAAAGCTCAGGGTTCACCATGTACTGGTGCATGCCAAGGAGCCTTTGGATGTTGATTTGTGATGAACCATAGAAAGATGCGTTTAGAATGGAATTGATGTCCAATAGATCAAGTCGAGGACTGTGTGTCACAGGGTCAATTCCCATTCTCAGAAGCCTTTTTCTAATGTGAGTGTTCCAATAGTTCTTTATTTCATTGTCTGTTCTTCCTGGTAAGCGAGATGCAATCGCAGACCACCTACACATAAATCcaataacaaataataactATTCATTAGTGTAATAAGATTAATATAACAAATTTATGCACAAAACCTATGGCTTGTCTCATAGGTATTTTTAGTGCTTTTCTCTAATCAGAGTTAGAGCTTTATCTAGTTAATTTATGTACAAACAATTATTACATAAATTactgaaataaaatttctattttaatattaaaaaaaacattgaaaagcACTTAAACTGTATGTAAGTTTTGTCTCAAATTTAGTTGACTGATCAAGTTTGTTGTCTCTTATTTAATAGTTAACTTGATGACTAAAaactataaagaaaaaatagaaagaaataataactcACTTGTTTCCAAGAATGCTATGTAGTTGAATTATTGTCTCTTCCTCCTCAAATGAAAACCGACCTCGCTTTATATCTGGCCGGAGATAGTTTGTCCAACGGAGACGGCAACTCTTTCCACATCTTTGCAACCCTATTCAATGTAATGAGCCAAAACcattagttgaaatttatacatataatatataaaaaaataggcccatttttctaaatttattttatttagtttaatttcgTGATATACCAGCATTCTTTGGGAGTGTCCTCCAATTGCCATATCCATTTTTCTGAATGTAATCAATGAGTTTCTGGTCCTCCTCGGTTGTCCATGGCCCTTTCTTGAGACCATTCTTGTCACAACAAGGTGCTCTTCCCATACTGCTAGCTAGCTAATTAAGTAGTTCTGTTTGATGAGCTAATAAATGTTGAGCAAATTTTATAAGCTACTTTGCTCAATGAGTTATATCTTGAATCTGACGAGAGATGGAGGAGAAAATGTTTGAGACGGGAGAGAATAGgtaaagaaagagaagagagggaCAAAAATGGAGTTATGATAGTAGGGTCCGTAGTGGGACGTACTACTTGCTTGAGGTATAAATAGGAAGAAAGTTAAGGTTAAGAAACAAGGCAAGTCAAATTGATTCGGTACCGTCCTCCTGTTATCTCTGTGGGCATTGGCTACGTGTCTCATCTAATCtacgaatttttttttctatgtatCTAATCATGCACATCTCGATCACTTATTAAACTATTGTTAATgttattgtagaaaaaaaatctttaaattacatcattgtggtcattttATATTACGTATGTTTGATATCGAAACTTGAGTTTAGTTAATATAACATAATACTAAATCAATTACTAGAACTATAACATTAAaggattttattaatataaacatGATGTTTatcataagaaaattttataacatCAAATACATGTATCAATTGAAATGAGGTTAATTAGGTTAACTATGTCTGgaatttttataattcttaattaattaatatgtgttacgtattatattataacatttatattagttatttatatttaaatgagtttaatataaagtgatttaattaaattcaataagTTCATTAGACTGCCAACAAAAAATTAAGCTTAATGagcaaaaatcaatttaactcaTTAGGAAATAATGAAAATCCTAATAGGTTAAAATCTAGAGCATGATTATTGTCCTCAAGACATCAAATCAAGAAACAATTTCTCTTCTCCTcatctgaagagaaaacgaaggtcCCATAAGGAAGAAGATGATTTGGTTGAGAAAGATCATATTGTTCGTGACCGTTGTAAGATTCTATTGCGTGTTGATCAAGTTTTATGGATCTAGGTATTTCTTAAAATCTTTTGATAATCTAACAtaatgtgttttggtgctcatttggtattttataaggtttattaaaaattccaacaagtggtatcagagccaccatTATTGTTAGATTATTGGGATTTAAAGTGGTTTGATATGTATTATATATGGATCGTTTTAGTTATatgaatcataattttattttgggaagATACTATTTCGatcaataaaatatgtaaaaccaGTAAATTTCTGTGGTATGGTCGTaaagtttttccttttttttttcaaatgtattTGATTTACGGGTTTGTATACAGTTTTTGTTTGTGTCGTGTGTACTTATATGTTATTCTATTTGGAATAAAGGTTCTACCTATCCGGCATTGATTTTTttgaacaatatatatattgtgagcaagattttttttttgttttatacatATAAGATTTTCGAAAATTCTTTACGTCAAATACAAAACCTCAggaacttatatttttatataaagtcATTGTGTGCGATTTGTGAATCTATATGCATGTCATTATCATGATGTTTTGTATGTGGCacaattttacatatatatatatatatatatatatatatatatatatatatattatcaataataaGGCAATGATTTTTTGTCTTgtatgaataatttattatttttttgtcaactgttttttcttcatgaatcggtgataaattgataatttatgatattcttgtggttaatataaatttatgataatattgtgATATGTTTGTTTCGGATACATAATTAGCTTTCTTTTAGGGAAATATAGAAACTAACTTATTAGGTTAATTGTTGGGCTTTTAAGTTAAGCAAATGTTCACCCCAAATATTTATCGTGTTATTTCAAGAAAGACATTTGAGCAAATGTATGTACTGTTTTAGTCAGCACCATCTGAGCAAATGTATGTACATAATAAATGTCAAGAAGATTGAGGATGGGCATTTAATATACACCATGGCAATAATAGAGTTCGGTGCTTAccgaaatataaaatatatactccTGTACGAACATTTATTAGGCATGATATGGGATAAGATTCATTTAtctaaattattatgaaaaaaatgggtttttattattagaaaatgttAACCAGTATATTAAGAGAATTAGTTAAAGAACTTAAAgtataagtatttttattaaaaaataaaaaaaattatgttactttttatttttatttttataattttcataataaatattttttctttttagttgtttattatttgTCAGCAAaatcttttat contains the following coding sequences:
- the LOC114387691 gene encoding transcription factor MYB102-like, producing the protein MGRAPCCDKNGLKKGPWTTEEDQKLIDYIQKNGYGNWRTLPKNAGLQRCGKSCRLRWTNYLRPDIKRGRFSFEEEETIIQLHSILGNKWSAIASRLPGRTDNEIKNYWNTHIRKRLLRMGIDPVTHSPRLDLLDINSILNASFYGSSQINIQRLLGMHQYMVNPELLKLASSLFSTSQQQHNDPDDMPAQKGQLQNQLCDPQIQNHVPHFAQFQDPVQEVPACSTMFSTPCVSIPLTQPQLVEPNNVDQYPSSTFTDFSYQQLSDWQLSSLTDDYVPQLSSYNYYSSDGQNLMYDPLSEPSNFHSNNSNQNFRFASVLSTPSSSPTPLNSNSTIINGSNTEDERDQSYDSSNMLKFEIPDILDVNEFM